Proteins encoded in a region of the Variovorax sp. PAMC 28711 genome:
- a CDS encoding magnesium and cobalt transport protein CorA has translation MLINCVAYEDGAKLADIEVEDISDYVARPNCFVWVALSDPVPEELAALQEEFGLHELAVEDASHGHQRPKVEEYGNSLFVVMHLVEPVMTRGKVEEDFNVGEVDVFVGRNYVVSVRSRSKAGFLGVRERCEREPELLRNGSGFVLYALMDAVVDRYFPVIDSLEVELESIEKQIFDQGGAPRESIKHLYELKQRAMVLKHAVAPLLEGAGKLHGGRVPQICAGSQEYFRDVVDHLTRMNASIESIRDTISTAIHVNLSMVTISDGEVTKRLAAWASIFAVCTAFAGIWGMNFEAMPELKWRYGYLMALGLIVGTCGFLYWRFRKAGWL, from the coding sequence ATGCTGATCAATTGCGTTGCGTACGAAGACGGGGCCAAGCTGGCCGATATTGAGGTCGAGGACATCAGCGACTACGTCGCGCGGCCGAACTGCTTCGTGTGGGTTGCGCTGAGCGACCCGGTGCCTGAAGAGCTCGCAGCCCTGCAGGAAGAGTTCGGGCTGCACGAGCTGGCCGTTGAAGACGCGAGCCACGGCCATCAGCGGCCCAAGGTGGAGGAATACGGCAACTCGCTCTTCGTGGTGATGCACCTGGTGGAGCCGGTGATGACACGCGGCAAGGTCGAGGAAGATTTCAATGTGGGCGAGGTCGATGTGTTCGTCGGCCGCAACTACGTGGTCTCGGTGCGCAGCCGCAGCAAGGCCGGCTTTTTGGGTGTGCGCGAGCGCTGCGAGCGCGAGCCCGAGCTGCTGCGCAACGGCTCTGGCTTCGTGCTTTACGCACTGATGGATGCGGTCGTCGACCGCTATTTTCCGGTGATCGATTCGCTCGAGGTGGAGTTGGAATCGATCGAGAAGCAGATCTTCGACCAGGGCGGCGCCCCGCGCGAGAGCATCAAGCATCTGTACGAGCTGAAGCAGCGCGCCATGGTGCTCAAGCACGCGGTCGCGCCGCTGCTCGAAGGCGCGGGCAAGCTGCATGGTGGGCGGGTGCCGCAGATCTGCGCGGGCTCGCAGGAATACTTTCGCGACGTGGTGGACCATCTGACACGCATGAACGCCTCCATCGAGTCGATCCGCGACACGATCAGCACGGCGATCCACGTGAACCTGTCGATGGTGACCATCTCCGACGGCGAGGTGACCAAGCGGCTCGCGGCCTGGGCCTCCATCTTCGCGGTGTGCACCGCCTTCGCCGGGATCTGGGGCATGAACTTCGAGGCGATGCCCGAACTGAAATGGCGTTACGGGTACCTGATGGCGCTCGGCCTCATCGTCGGCACCTGCGGCTTTTTGTACTGGCGATTTCGGAAGGCCGGCTGGCTCTGA